The sequence below is a genomic window from Candidatus Zixiibacteriota bacterium.
CGTCTATTACGCCGGTTCGACAGAGAGGCTTTCTTTTGGAGAACTGGGCGAAAAGAAAGGTTTTCTGGAAGTTGTGCTCCCCGAACGTGAGATTATATTTCACCGGATTCCGACGCGGGAGATGATCGAGCTGGAGAAGATCGATTCGGCCGGTCTGGATTACGATCAGCTAAAGCAGGTGGTCGAGTCTCGTTTTGATGATGTGGATTTGAAAGACAAGATCGTGCGTTTGAAGATATTTAATCTCCCGGAAGTACTCTACCGTAATTTACCTGTCAAAGATATCCGCCAGAAAAGTTCTGAGGCTTTCTATTTCAAGCTGGTGACCGAGAGGGCAGAGGTTGAGCAATACGAACTGGCAAAAGATGTTAAGTTCAGCCATGTTCTGGATGAGTTCCGCTCCTACCTGTCATCGCGCCCGGTGGAGAAGCTCGATAAAGACAGATTGCTTGAAATGGCACAGAAGTATTTCAGCGAACAGGAAAATTAGAAAAAAAAGGGCGCCCCGTGAGGGGCGCCTGTTGAGAGAAAACAAACCCGAAACTACAAGTTCTGCAGCTTCAGATTGGGGGTATCTATATCAATCCTGGGTGGCTACAACCTCACGCCAGGAGACTTTCTGTACGATCGAAATCAACGGTGTGCCCGGAGGCAGGTTGTTCGGATCGAGCAGGTCGGTATCGAACTCCCAGTTACGATTGGGAGCTGTGTAAAATGAACCATAGGCCCAGTCACCGTCGGCCTGTTCACTCTCCCACAAATCAATTGCCGAGCCTCTCCACTTAAACTCGATACCGCTCCAGTTTTCGAGAAACCGCGGCAGGTTCTCGAATCCACCGCTGTATTTACCACCGTCAGATGGTACATTGCCGGTCATGTACGAGCTGTTGACTGTAGTCGCCGCGGCCTTGCGGTTGCCGTCGCTGAGAGACAGAGAACCATCGCCGTCATTCCAGTCGTTGGACAGGATAGTCATAGCGTCGGTCATGATACAGGCGGCTTTCTTGCTGACAGTGTTGTAATCGCCGTGAACGTAAACAGGATTCTCGGAGCACACCGTCAGATCGGCATGAAGCTCTGAACCGTTGGTTAAGCGGGTAGCCTTCAGGTTACCACCGCCCTGGGTTTCGGATGTATAGATGATTCCGTTATTGGGCCAGTATCCTGAGCTGTTGAGAGCGGACATGTCAATATCAACTGTTTCGACTGTCTTGCCTTCCCGGCCGTCGTAGAATGATCCGGTGGAGATTACTCCCGCTGATACGAGATCGCTTGTGATATTTGTCTCACTGCTGTCCGGGTTGACATAGATCGCCTGGCCGTCGACAATTTTCAAAGTCGCGCTGTGTTCATAGCTGTCAGCCGTCTCGGTTGCGCGTTTGATCATATCGATCGGTTCACCGCTCTGGACGACTGGAAGGTTGAGAGGCGTGATTCCATGGTCGGAGTCCTCGACACGACCTCCCCACAGAGCCAGTGACTGATCGACCCAGTCGGCGTCGTTGGCGTCGATCCAGTTACCGCTTTGTTCCATGGCAACCGGGTTGCCGGAATTATCCATTATGAAAACATCACCGTAATCGGTGCTTCTACCGGACTGGGGTGAACGTCCATGGAAGATATTTCCGGCCGCTGTCAGATGCGAATTGACCGTGAGCGAATTACCGGCCTGTATATACAGGTCGCCGTTGGAGTGCACACGGCCACCCAGGGTCATAGCGGGACCCGGAGCGATTTCCAGTACCGGATCGTAGAAAACCGCGAACTGGAAAATCGGAACCAGATCGGATTCGACCATCATCTTGAGTTCAGTCTTTGTATGGCTGTTTTCAGTTGCCGCGGCCGAGGTTACCTCATATTCGTTGACAAGCGCATACAGGCCCGAATATGCCCCCTTGACCAGGTGTTTCTGGTAGGGACCGTTTATATGGACTGTATTGTAACTGACCCCGATCGGAGCACCATCGTACTCATTGACATTAAATGAGTCGGTGGGCAGGGGATCGGGTGCGGTACCATTTGTACGATAGTACGTTTCCAATTCTGCGGCCGCCTTTTCAAGGCCGGATTCAGCCGCGTAGAAGGTGTTGCTGGTGTTCATGCTGTTACCGGCGATATCGACCTCGGTGGTCGAGGTCATCACGGCGTTGATACCAGCCAGGGTCAGCATCAAAAGTAACGCCATGAAAATGATAATGGTAAAACCGGATTGTGTCTGCAATTTTTTCATAATACCCTACCTCTATTTAAAATGCGAGATTTCTTGTAAACACTGAAGTTACGAATGTATCTCGAACGAAACCATCGGCAATCTCATCCTCCCGATCAGTTCTGGCAACAAGCTCGATATTGACTTCTCTTACCAGTTGGGAGCTGATCAAAGTGTCCACAACAGCACCGTGGGCGAGCGTATAGGTAAGCTGCAGATCCTCGATATTGTCGGCGTAGATCTGCGGAATGCCGTCGGCTCGCTCGATCATCAGGCGCGGATGGTCCGGATCGGTTGTATTGTCCACGAAAAAGGTCACAACATCAATAGAATACACATGGCAGGAATCAGCATAAGCTTTTGAAAGCGACATAGTGCTGTGCTTAAGAAGTCCCGAAGCCTGCTGAACTTCTGTAATCAGGAAAAACTCACCACTCTCGGTAATAGGATCATATATGTAAGCCCATGTATCCGCTTCAAAACAGGTGATACTGTCAGGATCACATTCGATATCATCTGAAGGGCTTGACATAGCATCTACCATATAAGCGTTACAAATGGGCTCAGAAAGATATACGAGAGTGATAGTGTCGGGATTTGTGTTTGATGCGTAAATTGCCTCCAGGGCGGGCGGTATATGATAGCCGGCCTGGCGGACATGGTACACGAGCTCGTCGACAGCCGCGCGACCATTCTGTTGCATATCTGTAATATTTTCCTGGGCGATCCAGCCCTGTTGCTGGCTGACATAGAGCTCGAGGGCGGCCCCGGTTGCAATCAACGCTATAACCGACGCAACCAGAAGCTCGATAAGCGTTACACCTCTATTGGATTTAAGTTTTGTAATAATCATGGTCATCACTCCTTAGGCTGGAAATATGCTGTAGTCTGATTATAATGAGGATTCTGGAGCTCGTCGTCCCAATAGACGTAAACCGTGATTTTCATCAATTCTTCCTGGTCGTAATCCTCTTCGAGATAATAATGGGAAAAGAATTTACCATCATCCTCGTAAGAATACCACTCAAGATCATCATAAGGAGTATTCTTGACTTCCTCGATCGTCTGGCGGACTATCTGGACGGCCTGCGTGGTTTTGTCAGACCAGGCGTTGCCATGGATCGAGATAACGATCATGGACAACAGGGTGAGAAGGCCGATGGAGAAAATTACCAGTCCCATCATGACCTCCAAAATCGTGAAACCATCCTGATTCATCTTTTTGCGAAGTTTTTCAATCATAATCATCATCCTGTTTTTTTGACTATTCTGCTGGGGATATCGCAAAAGACGGGCCAAAATCGAATTGTAAGCCGGAAGAAATAGCTATATGATTATATTACAATAGATTATAAGAATTGCTGAAGGGACAGATTGGAACCGAATGACTTACAAAAGCTAAGAGAAAGTGGGATTTATCCCATAGATGACCCGCTGTGCCAATAAAAAAGTCAAAAATGCTTAAAGGAAGATCTTATAATACTGAGACAGTGTCGCTTAGCCCTATAACTGGACTTAGAAATAACAGGTATGACCGCTTGACACCAATGCATACCAGATTGAAACATCCGATTGCCGTTTATATGCTTAACTCAAAGCTCCAATTAAGATTCCCGGGGTCTGTTCAAGTAGTGTCCTATAATATATATTATGTAACATAGCTTGTGGATAAGTCCGATAGTTATCCACCGTGGAAAGAAAACAGGATAAAAAAGATCCCGCCCTGCTGTACAGGCGGGATCGATAGATAAAGGCATTGTTTGCTATTTTACGACTAAATTCATCAGCTTATTCGGGACGTGGATAACTTTTATTATGTTTTTGCCTTCGAGGTACTTTTTGACTTTCTCGGAGGATTTTACAGCGGTTTCGACCTGATCTTTGGCAGAGTCCAGAGGCATTTCGATCTGGTCGCGCAGTTTGCCGTTGACCTGGACTACGATCGTAACCGTATCTGCAACTGAAGCATCGAAATCGGCGACCGGCCAGGCTGATTTGAAGACTGAATCAGTATAACCGAAGCGATTCCACATCTCCTCGGCAAAATGCGGAGCCAGCGGAGCGATAAGCTGAACCAGTTTCTGCATGATAAACAGGAAGAACTCAGGTTCGATACGCTTGACCTGGCCGAGTGAGTTAAAATATTCCATCAGAGAAGCAATTACAGTGTTGAACTGCATTCTCTCATAATCCTTATCAGCGCCGATAATGATCTGGTTTAACTTAATATACAGATCCCATTGGTTATCAGAAAGTTCATCCTTTTTATACTGTTTCTTCAGGTCGGCTGGATGGGGGTCCTCGATTTGAACTATCATATTATAGAAACGATTAACGAAACGCTGAATTCCGGTGAAAGCTTCCTCGTTCCAGTCGATTTCCTTGTCGGCCGGAGCGATAAAGTGCATAGCCAGGCGACTGATATCAACCCCGTAGCGTTCAATCAGATCCATCGGCGAGACGACATTGCCGAGAGATTTCGACATGATCTGACCGTGGGCGTCGCGCACCATACCGTGGTTGAACAGGCGCACTGCCGGTTCGGAGACTGTCAGCCAGCCGATATCATGCAGAAACTGAGTGAAGAAACGGAAATACAGCAGATGGCCGGTGGCATGTTCGACACCGCCGATATACTGGTCTACCGGGAGCCATTTTTTGGCATTTTCGCGTGAAAACGGTTCAGAATCGTTTTTATTGTCGGTATAGCGCAGGTGATACCAGGATGAGCACACGAACGTATCCATCGTATCCGGATCGCGCCTTGCCTCGGAACCGCATTGCGGGCATTCAGCGCTCATAAATTCCGGCACATCGGCCAGAGGTGATCTCCCCTCCGGGATCCAGTTTTTGACATCGCGTGGAAGTTCGACCGGCAGGTCCTCTTCCGGGACAGGCACCGGACCGCATTTGGGACAATGAATTATCGGGATCGGCGCGCCCCAGAAACGCTGACGGGAGATCAGCCAGTCGTGCAACTTGTAGTTGATCTTTTTACGGCCAAAACCCTCAGTTTCAGCGAATTCGGTAACTTTGTCGATCGCCTCCATAGCGACCGCGCCGTCGAACTGCCCGGAGTTGACCATCACCCCTTTTTCGGTATATGCTTCGGTCATCCGGTCGACATCCAAACTGCCTTCCTGGGGATGAATCACAACCTTGATGGGGATATCGTATTTTTTGGCAAACTCAAAATCGCGCTGGTCATGAGCCGGAACCGCCATCACCACGCCGGTACCGTAGGATGCCAGCACGTAGTCGGCCACCCACAGCTGGACTTTTTCGCCGTTGTAGGGATTTATGGCGTAACAGCCGGTGAAAACGCCGTCTTTTGCGCCGATTTCGGAGGTCCGCTCGATATCGGTTTTAGCGGTCGCCTTCTTAATGTATGCCTCTACCTCAGGCTGTCTATCCTGGGGTATGTCAAGTTGTTCCAGGATCTCTGCCTCCGGCGCTATGGCCATGAAAGTGACCCCGAAGATGGTGTCCGGACGGGTTGTAAAAACCGGGATCTTCTCCCCTGTCTCCAGTTTAAAATCGATCTCGGTACCCCTGGATTTGCCGATCCAGTTGCGTTGCATGATGCGCACATTTTCCGGCCAGCCGTCGAGTTTGTCGATTCCCTGCAAAAGCTTTTCGGCGTACTCGGTAATTTTGAAGAACCACTGGGTCAGCTTGCGTTTGGTGACGACCTGGTGACAACGCCAGCATTGGCCCTCACTGTCGACCTGTTCGTTGGCCAGCACTGTATTGCAGGTTTCGCACCAGTTGACCGAGGCCTCTTTCTGGACCGCCAGGTTATGCTCAAAGAGCTTGAGAAACATCCACTGGGTCCACTTGTAATAATCCGGAAGACAGGTGGCTACTTCACGCTCCCAGTCAAAGGATATACCGACTTTTTTGAGGGTGTTGCGCGAGACCTTGATATTGTTCAAGGTCCAGTCCTCGGGATGAAGGTTGCGTTTGATCGCCGCCTGTTCGGCCGGAAGGCCGAAAGCGTCCCATCCGAAAGGATGCAGGACATCGTAGCCCTCCATCATCTTGCGCCTCGCGACAGCGTCGCCGACCGTGTAGTTGCGGAAATGACCCATATGAATATCGCCCGAAGGATAGGCGAACATCACCAGGTTATAGAACTTTTTGCGCGGATCAGGGTTGGTGCGATACAGTTTCTGATCTTCCCAGGTTTTCTGCCATTTGGCTTCTATTTCTGCGAAGGGATAATAGGCTTCGCCGGTTTTTCTGTGTGGTTTGGATTCGGTACTCATAAGCTATACCTGCCGTTTAATGTATGAGAACGCTTTTAAGTTACGGTTGATCGATTTTACGGGAAAGCTGTACCTCTCCCCCGGATACGGATCGAATTATTGATAATACAAACTGGATGGTTTTCAGGCAAGTTAAATTCTACGGCCAAGACGGTTCCGGCATGTCTGGAATTGGGAGTGAAGCGTGGCAATCTTTCCATTGGGAGGAATTGATCGTCACGTCGTCACGTTTAGGTGACTTCTCGCGATGACAATTAAGCCACCGCCCGTCATTGCGAGGAGCCCAGTGACGAAGCAATCTTCGTGTGCCGTCAGGTATCTTTCCTGACGGAAGAGACAGGTTTGAGATTTCTCCACTCGTCATTGCGCAAGCGTAATTCCTCGGCCGTAATGACGACTCATGTGTCCATATCATTACATAAAGCACAGCGATGAAGCACTTTTGCGTGCAGTGAGAGTTTTGTGTGCCGTAAGGTAGCTTTCCTGGCGGAAGCTCTTATGAGGTAACTTTTTCGAGGCTGGACTTCAGCTCGAGGCCGATCTTTTTGTCCTCTTTCTGGATATGATCGACCAGCCAGTCCTCCAGATAGGATATCAATCGGGTCGGATCGAGAGTTTCCCCTTTTTTCATGTCGATCAGGATTTGCCTGATCTGTGCGACCATGTCCTGATGCAGAGTGCGGTGATTGTCGATATTTTTATACCCGATCAATTCCATCAGCTTCTCTTCATCGGCGAAATGAGTATTAGTGTAATCGACCAGCTCCTTGATTGCGTTTCCCAGAACTGATTCCGGTTCGTCGGCCTCAACCGCATTCTGGAGAGTGCGCAGAAGCCGTACCAGTTTCTGGTGTTGCGAATCGATCCGTTCGATCCCGATTGCGTATTCCGGTTTCCACTCAGCTATGTTCATGTTTGTACCGCTTTTTTGTATCCTGTGTTGTAGTGCTTTACGATATATTATCGGTTAACATCGGAAGATGCTTGAAGATTGATTGAATTACCGTGGAAATAAGGCAGGTCGGTGATAGAAAAAATGGTCGGGGAGAGCAGATTTGAACTGCCGACCTCTTGCACCCCAAGCAAGCACGCTAACCAGGCTGCGCCACTCCCCGACGCAAGTCTATATTCTACCTAATTATAACTCAAAATCAAGTGAAAAGTTTTTCCAGGTCCTTGAGACCCTGCCGGATTTCGCGGATTTTCTGACGCAGAGAGCCATTGCCCGCTGAAATTTTGTGGTTTGACCTGTTCTTGTCCGTTTTCAGCTTCTGACGAGCGCCGTCGATCGTGTAGCCTTCCTCGTAAAGCAGGTCCTTGATGCGGTTGATCAGCTTGATTTCATGTTTCTGGTAGATACGGTTACCGCCCCTGTTTTTCTTGGGACGCAGACTTGGAAATTCCTTTTCCCAAAACCTGAGGACATACGGCTTGACCTCGGTCATCCGGGAAACTTCAGAAATAGAATAATATAGTTTGTCTTTGTGGTCCGGATTACGTTTCAAAGATGCTCCCCCACCTGATAGAGCGGTCTTCTCAATGCGTTGATGCATTTTTTGGCCGGAGAAAAAGATATTACACTTAAAGCAGAAAGTCAAGTGATTAGATTAAATTTCTGACTTCAAATCACGTGTCATCAAGTCAAAGAGTGCGTCACGAGGATTTTTATGATCGAACAAAATCTGGTAAACTTCTTCTGTGATCGGCATTTCCACCCCGAATCCTGATTTCAGACGGTAAGCCGCGCGGGTCGTTCTGACCCCCTCGACCACCATAGTCATCTCCCCCATCGCCTCCTCGAAATTCTTTCCAGCGCCGATTTTTTCACCGAAATTACGGTTGCGCGAATGACGCGAGATACAGGTCGTGATCAGATCACCGAACCCGGATAGCCCTGCAAATGTCAATGGATGCGCGCCCATGGCGATTCCCAGCCTCGAGATCTCGGCCATACCGCGCGCAAACAGCGCCCCGCGGGCGTTGTCACCACCGGCTAAGCCATCGACTATACCGGCCGCGATGGCGATGATATTCTTCAGTGCTCCGCCCAGTTCGACACCGACAATATCCGGCGAGCTGTAGGCCCGGAAATAAGCGTTGGAGAAGATATCACGCAGGTTCTCGGCTGTTTCGATACCGGTTGATCCGATTACGACCGAGGTCGGCATACGCTGACCGACTTCCTCGGCATGAGAAGGCCCCGACAAAGTCGCTACATTTGTTTCAGGTATGACCTCGATTTCCTCGAGAATCACTTCAGACATCCGCTTTAAGCTGTCGATTTCAATACCCTTAGCCAGATTGACTACTTTCGTGTCAGCCGGCAGGTCGAACCCGGCCAGAAAACGGCAGACCTCACGGACAGTGTGCGAGGGTACCGCCAGGCAGATTATGCGCGCGTCCTCGATCGCCTCGCCCAGCCTGTTTTCGATCTCTATATCGTCGGGAATCCTGACGCCGGGAAGTTTGATTTTGTGTTCACGTTCCTCGAGGAGCCTGCTGTAATCATTGCGGTTGAATTCCCAGATTGAAACTTTGTTGCCGTTGGTCCGAAGCAGTACAGCAATCGCGATCCCCCAGCTTCCACCCCCCAAAACAGCGATTTTATTGTCCATTTCTGCGACCCCCGATCTTGTTTTCAGTGCCTTTCAGGAGGCGTTCGATATTGGAGCGATGGGCATAGATGACCACGAGCGTGATTATGACAGATAGTACAATCATACGGTCAGGCGTTGGCTGTTTCAGGATAAAACGCTCGATCAAAACGATTGCGGTCAGTGTTATCGTAGCCAGGATCGAGCCGAGAGAGATATAACGGCTCACCAGGACGATTACAAGGAAAACCCCGAATGAGATGCCGACCTCGGCCGGAAGTAGCGCCAGGAGCGCTCCTGCGGCCGCCAGCACGCCCTTGCCACCTTTAAAGCCGGCAAAAACCGTCAGCATATGGCCGATTACCACAGATACCGCCCCGATTAACTGCAGGTACTCGACAGCCAGGCTGGAATAGTCCGCCATGAGCGGGGCAAGCCAGAAGACCGCGACAAAACCCTTGAAGAGATCGAGGATGCCGACCGCGAGCGCAGACTTCAGGCCGGCTACCCGGTAAACATTGGTAGCCCCGGCGTTTTTAGAGCCGTAATCGCGCACATCGACACCCCTCACGATACGGGTGATGATTATCGCGAATGGTATCGATCCCAGCAAATATGCTGTTACAGCTGTACCGATAATTCCGATCATCTCAATGTTTCCTGCATATAAAAGCCACCCGTTTTGTCATTCCAGTCGGCCGTTCAAAACTGAAACATTTAAAGCTGTCAATTTTTTTGAAACCGGTTTGTTTAAGAATTTTGCGCATCTCGCTGAGGGTGTATCCGCGCTCATGGACAATTGTCTCCCGGCGGTTGTACAGGTTCTTCTGTTTTTTAGTAAACAAGGTGATCTGCATCATTGCCCGCCGTCTTCTGGGATCGTAATCGGTCTCCCAGATTGAATAGTAGCCTTCGGATTGACGAATTATTGTCCTCTCCGTCCAGCGATGTTTGAAGCCGGCGCGGGTATTGATATCGAATATGAAAGCTCCGCCGTCTTCAGTCAGGCCGTATGCTTTTGTAAACAAGCTTCTCAATTGTTGTTTCTTCAATAGATGATTGACCGTATCATAGAGGCAGGTGACGAGGTCATATTTGCCGGGAATTTCGAGTGCGGTCAGTTCCTGCTGATATAACTCGATCGATTCTTTCGCTTTGAGATTTTGGCGGGCTTTTTTGAGCATCACCCGGTTGCCGTCGACACCGGCAACTTTCAAACCGAGCTGTGACCAGAGAGCGAGCGCCATGCCGTTACCGCAGGCCAGGTCGAGAACTGAATTGTAGCTGATATCGAGTTTACGGCAGAGATCTCGTATGTACGGGACCATCAGGCGACTGAACTGGTCCATCTCGAATTCTTCATAGATGTCAGCGATCAAATCGTAATCCTGCACGCTTTTCTCCGTATCACAGGCCGGGATTAACAGGTCAGGTATTATATAAGCAGTTGAAGGCCCTCAGGAAAGTCAAAAACAGGCTCAGTTCAGCTTTCTTTCGACAACCGAGCGCATAAACCTGACAAACTCATAAAGAGGCACGAGGTCGAAGCGTTCGAAGTCTTCGGCAGACTTCTGTTCATTCCAGAGCAGGATAAAACTGCGCAAAGTCGGTTTAATTCGATAAAAATCGAATTCGGGATTACGGAGCGCCCTGCGGACTATGGCGGCGCTCAGGGTGAATTCCTCTGCATCTTGAAATTCGTCATACTCCGGAAGCGAGCGAAGCATAGTCATAACCCCGGCGAACTCATCGCGCAACTGAAAGCGCTCCATCCGGCGGATGATAGACTTCAGTTCTTCCATCTCTTGACTGCTGATCTTGAGATCCTCGAATTTGTTATATGTCTCACAGACCAGTTCGAGTGAAAGCGGGGCAAACATGCCCGAGGCGGTATGTTCGCTGTAAAGGGCGAGAGAATCGAATGTCAGGACGGCGCGGTAGTTTTGCATGGCGGTATCCTCAAAAG
It includes:
- a CDS encoding prepilin-type N-terminal cleavage/methylation domain-containing protein; translated protein: MMIMIEKLRKKMNQDGFTILEVMMGLVIFSIGLLTLLSMIVISIHGNAWSDKTTQAVQIVRQTIEEVKNTPYDDLEWYSYEDDGKFFSHYYLEEDYDQEELMKITVYVYWDDELQNPHYNQTTAYFQPKE
- a CDS encoding prepilin-type N-terminal cleavage/methylation domain-containing protein, with product MTMIITKLKSNRGVTLIELLVASVIALIATGAALELYVSQQQGWIAQENITDMQQNGRAAVDELVYHVRQAGYHIPPALEAIYASNTNPDTITLVYLSEPICNAYMVDAMSSPSDDIECDPDSITCFEADTWAYIYDPITESGEFFLITEVQQASGLLKHSTMSLSKAYADSCHVYSIDVVTFFVDNTTDPDHPRLMIERADGIPQIYADNIEDLQLTYTLAHGAVVDTLISSQLVREVNIELVARTDREDEIADGFVRDTFVTSVFTRNLAF
- a CDS encoding MerR family transcriptional regulator is translated as MHQRIEKTALSGGGASLKRNPDHKDKLYYSISEVSRMTEVKPYVLRFWEKEFPSLRPKKNRGGNRIYQKHEIKLINRIKDLLYEEGYTIDGARQKLKTDKNRSNHKISAGNGSLRQKIREIRQGLKDLEKLFT
- a CDS encoding bacteriohemerythrin gives rise to the protein MNIAEWKPEYAIGIERIDSQHQKLVRLLRTLQNAVEADEPESVLGNAIKELVDYTNTHFADEEKLMELIGYKNIDNHRTLHQDMVAQIRQILIDMKKGETLDPTRLISYLEDWLVDHIQKEDKKIGLELKSSLEKVTS
- the plsY gene encoding glycerol-3-phosphate 1-O-acyltransferase PlsY; this encodes MIGIIGTAVTAYLLGSIPFAIIITRIVRGVDVRDYGSKNAGATNVYRVAGLKSALAVGILDLFKGFVAVFWLAPLMADYSSLAVEYLQLIGAVSVVIGHMLTVFAGFKGGKGVLAAAGALLALLPAEVGISFGVFLVIVLVSRYISLGSILATITLTAIVLIERFILKQPTPDRMIVLSVIITLVVIYAHRSNIERLLKGTENKIGGRRNGQ
- a CDS encoding leucine--tRNA ligase; translation: MSTESKPHRKTGEAYYPFAEIEAKWQKTWEDQKLYRTNPDPRKKFYNLVMFAYPSGDIHMGHFRNYTVGDAVARRKMMEGYDVLHPFGWDAFGLPAEQAAIKRNLHPEDWTLNNIKVSRNTLKKVGISFDWEREVATCLPDYYKWTQWMFLKLFEHNLAVQKEASVNWCETCNTVLANEQVDSEGQCWRCHQVVTKRKLTQWFFKITEYAEKLLQGIDKLDGWPENVRIMQRNWIGKSRGTEIDFKLETGEKIPVFTTRPDTIFGVTFMAIAPEAEILEQLDIPQDRQPEVEAYIKKATAKTDIERTSEIGAKDGVFTGCYAINPYNGEKVQLWVADYVLASYGTGVVMAVPAHDQRDFEFAKKYDIPIKVVIHPQEGSLDVDRMTEAYTEKGVMVNSGQFDGAVAMEAIDKVTEFAETEGFGRKKINYKLHDWLISRQRFWGAPIPIIHCPKCGPVPVPEEDLPVELPRDVKNWIPEGRSPLADVPEFMSAECPQCGSEARRDPDTMDTFVCSSWYHLRYTDNKNDSEPFSRENAKKWLPVDQYIGGVEHATGHLLYFRFFTQFLHDIGWLTVSEPAVRLFNHGMVRDAHGQIMSKSLGNVVSPMDLIERYGVDISRLAMHFIAPADKEIDWNEEAFTGIQRFVNRFYNMIVQIEDPHPADLKKQYKKDELSDNQWDLYIKLNQIIIGADKDYERMQFNTVIASLMEYFNSLGQVKRIEPEFFLFIMQKLVQLIAPLAPHFAEEMWNRFGYTDSVFKSAWPVADFDASVADTVTIVVQVNGKLRDQIEMPLDSAKDQVETAVKSSEKVKKYLEGKNIIKVIHVPNKLMNLVVK
- a CDS encoding methyltransferase domain-containing protein, which gives rise to MQDYDLIADIYEEFEMDQFSRLMVPYIRDLCRKLDISYNSVLDLACGNGMALALWSQLGLKVAGVDGNRVMLKKARQNLKAKESIELYQQELTALEIPGKYDLVTCLYDTVNHLLKKQQLRSLFTKAYGLTEDGGAFIFDINTRAGFKHRWTERTIIRQSEGYYSIWETDYDPRRRRAMMQITLFTKKQKNLYNRRETIVHERGYTLSEMRKILKQTGFKKIDSFKCFSFERPTGMTKRVAFICRKH
- a CDS encoding NAD(P)H-dependent glycerol-3-phosphate dehydrogenase; this translates as MDNKIAVLGGGSWGIAIAVLLRTNGNKVSIWEFNRNDYSRLLEEREHKIKLPGVRIPDDIEIENRLGEAIEDARIICLAVPSHTVREVCRFLAGFDLPADTKVVNLAKGIEIDSLKRMSEVILEEIEVIPETNVATLSGPSHAEEVGQRMPTSVVIGSTGIETAENLRDIFSNAYFRAYSSPDIVGVELGGALKNIIAIAAGIVDGLAGGDNARGALFARGMAEISRLGIAMGAHPLTFAGLSGFGDLITTCISRHSRNRNFGEKIGAGKNFEEAMGEMTMVVEGVRTTRAAYRLKSGFGVEMPITEEVYQILFDHKNPRDALFDLMTRDLKSEI